Proteins co-encoded in one Deltaproteobacteria bacterium genomic window:
- a CDS encoding DUF1566 domain-containing protein produces MKNFALALALAVMAALTLPFACGSDDDSDDEQTDDGDGEIDDDGSDRVLDLRNDDIGEDECQYGPNDGEAWVDSSSGLMWQTGYSCDNRTVDEVVDYCANLTVGGHIDWHVPSISDLRTLIRGCFSTATAGECMITDDCFDFAVCEDVSCKGCSYGDGPTDGCFGPSGLDNPCGWYWSSTQRWDDASASFWTVAFVEGRITSSEIGDDNEGDSGFLVRCVRNGESS; encoded by the coding sequence GTGAAAAACTTTGCACTAGCCCTCGCGCTCGCGGTTATGGCGGCTCTGACGCTTCCCTTTGCCTGCGGTTCGGACGACGACTCCGATGACGAGCAGACCGACGATGGCGACGGTGAAATCGACGACGATGGGAGCGATCGGGTCCTTGATCTGCGAAATGACGACATCGGCGAAGACGAGTGCCAGTATGGACCGAACGACGGCGAGGCATGGGTGGATTCGTCCTCGGGACTGATGTGGCAGACCGGCTATTCCTGCGACAATCGCACAGTCGACGAAGTGGTCGACTACTGTGCGAATTTGACCGTCGGCGGACACATCGATTGGCACGTGCCGTCGATTTCCGATCTCCGCACTCTGATCAGAGGTTGTTTTAGCACAGCGACCGCTGGGGAGTGTATGATAACGGATGACTGCTTTGATTTCGCTGTGTGCGAAGACGTATCTTGTAAAGGATGCAGCTATGGTGATGGACCAACTGACGGTTGTTTCGGGCCGTCCGGGTTGGACAACCCTTGCGGGTGGTATTGGTCGTCGACCCAGCGATGGGATGATGCATCGGCAAGTTTTTGGACGGTTGCGTTCGTCGAAGGAAGAATTACCAGCAGTGAAATCGGCGACGACAACGAGGGAGATTCCGGCTTCCTCGTACGTTGCGTGCGGAATGGAGAATCGAGCTAA
- a CDS encoding DUF1566 domain-containing protein yields the protein MVALLFALGMVLTLPFACSSDDDTDDEQTGNGDGETDDDDGSDQVLELRNDDIGEDECQYGPNDGEAWVDSSSGLMWQTGYSCDNRTGDEVTDYCANLTVGGFSDWRVATISELRTLIRGCFLTGPGGECGITDVCYDYSTCVNDACNGCGNGGGPTDGCFGQSVLDNPCGWFWSSTPMSADPSASDWIISFGSGRVMSSEIGDDNEGDAGFLVRCVRNG from the coding sequence TTGGTGGCGCTGCTTTTTGCTCTCGGCATGGTTCTGACACTTCCCTTCGCCTGCAGTTCGGACGACGACACCGACGACGAGCAGACCGGCAATGGCGACGGTGAAACCGACGACGACGATGGGAGCGATCAGGTCCTTGAGCTGAGAAATGACGACATCGGCGAAGACGAGTGCCAGTATGGACCGAACGACGGCGAGGCTTGGGTGGATTCGTCCTCGGGACTGATGTGGCAGACGGGCTATTCCTGCGACAATCGCACAGGCGACGAAGTGACGGACTACTGCGCGAATTTGACCGTCGGCGGGTTTTCCGATTGGCGCGTGGCGACGATTTCGGAGCTTCGAACACTGATCCGAGGTTGTTTTCTCACAGGTCCCGGCGGCGAGTGCGGTATCACCGATGTTTGCTACGACTACTCCACTTGCGTGAATGATGCGTGCAACGGCTGCGGCAACGGCGGGGGGCCAACCGACGGTTGCTTTGGTCAAAGCGTACTGGATAATCCTTGCGGCTGGTTTTGGTCGTCTACCCCAATGTCGGCCGATCCGTCGGCAAGCGATTGGATTATTTCATTTGGCTCAGGAAGAGTCATGAGCAGCGAAATCGGCGACGACAACGAGGGGGATGCCGGGTTTCTTGTTCGCTGCGTGCGGAATGGCTGA
- a CDS encoding DUF3052 family protein, whose protein sequence is MTAGYSGKPVWQKLGLKPGSRFAVVDGPSDYEMTIGGLPPDVRRVDGSKTDLDVIHVFVIERARLARILPSLRERIAPAGAIWVSWPKKSAKIPGDLTENVVRELALAAGLVDVKVCAVSEIWSGLKLVIRVKDRPAK, encoded by the coding sequence ATGACCGCCGGCTATTCGGGCAAACCGGTCTGGCAAAAACTCGGGCTCAAACCCGGCAGCCGCTTCGCCGTGGTGGACGGCCCCTCCGACTACGAAATGACGATCGGCGGATTGCCGCCGGATGTGCGTCGCGTTGATGGGTCGAAGACGGATCTCGACGTGATCCACGTTTTCGTCATCGAACGTGCGCGGCTCGCGCGGATTCTCCCCTCCTTGCGTGAACGCATCGCGCCCGCCGGCGCCATCTGGGTGTCGTGGCCGAAGAAGTCCGCGAAGATCCCCGGCGACCTGACGGAGAACGTGGTTCGCGAACTCGCGCTCGCCGCCGGGCTCGTGGACGTGAAGGTCTGCGCCGTCAGCGAAATCTGGTCGGGGCTGAAGCTCGTGATCCGCGTGAAGGATCGCCCGGCAAAGTGA
- a CDS encoding AI-2E family transporter → MSTQPKTERASAVRVVVTLAAIIVVIAGLKAAGDLILPFIFSVILTVVVHPVVTWFRRKKIPTLVAVLIVVGVIAVALVAAAGMTAAIAAQFSAAMPEYQTKLGGLFTNGQALLARLGIDTGAVNVGETLNPATAMKLVGKTLDSLTSILSQTTLVILTVAFMLFEVSEFSDKFQKAFGGGRERMARIAGGIEAVQRYLVLKTVASAATGLLLLVWMWILGLDFALLWGLLTFALNYVPNIGSIIAAIPPILLALVQLGPVAAILVAVGFIVVNFVIGNIIETKMMGQSLGLSSLVVFLSLVFWGWIWGPAGMLLSVPLTVVVKILLEHNEETRPIAILLGPAVKPAKR, encoded by the coding sequence ATGTCCACGCAGCCCAAAACGGAACGCGCGTCGGCGGTGCGCGTGGTCGTCACGCTGGCGGCGATCATCGTTGTCATCGCGGGTCTCAAGGCGGCGGGCGATCTGATTCTGCCGTTCATCTTCTCCGTCATCCTCACGGTAGTCGTGCATCCCGTGGTCACGTGGTTTCGCCGCAAAAAGATTCCCACGCTCGTCGCCGTGCTCATCGTCGTGGGCGTGATCGCGGTGGCGCTGGTGGCGGCGGCGGGCATGACCGCGGCGATCGCGGCGCAGTTCTCGGCGGCCATGCCCGAGTATCAAACGAAACTCGGCGGGCTCTTCACGAACGGCCAGGCGCTGCTCGCGCGCCTGGGCATCGACACGGGCGCCGTGAATGTCGGCGAGACCCTCAACCCCGCGACGGCGATGAAGCTCGTCGGCAAGACGCTCGACTCGCTCACGTCGATCCTCTCGCAGACGACACTCGTCATCCTCACCGTCGCCTTCATGCTCTTCGAGGTCAGCGAGTTCTCGGACAAATTCCAGAAGGCGTTCGGCGGCGGGCGCGAACGCATGGCGCGCATCGCGGGCGGCATCGAGGCGGTGCAGCGCTATTTGGTGCTCAAGACGGTGGCCAGCGCGGCGACGGGCCTGTTGCTGCTCGTGTGGATGTGGATTCTCGGCCTCGACTTCGCGCTGCTGTGGGGCCTGCTCACGTTCGCCCTCAACTACGTGCCCAACATCGGCTCGATCATCGCGGCGATCCCGCCGATCCTGCTCGCCCTCGTGCAGCTCGGTCCGGTGGCGGCGATTCTGGTGGCGGTCGGATTCATCGTGGTCAATTTCGTCATCGGCAACATCATCGAGACGAAGATGATGGGCCAGAGCCTCGGGCTGTCGTCGCTCGTCGTTTTTCTGTCGTTGGTGTTCTGGGGGTGGATCTGGGGCCCCGCGGGGATGCTCCTGTCCGTACCACTGACCGTGGTCGTGAAAATCCTGCTGGAGCACAACGAGGAAACGCGTCCGATCGCGATCCTGCTCGGCCCGGCGGTGAAGCCAGCGAAGCGGTGA
- a CDS encoding HEAT repeat domain-containing protein, whose product MSILKIFAVTADKVTKWTADRNVDKLVAALVDKDPVIRRLAAEGMAQIRSREVLDYCRGNAQSMDQNIRWGITQILGLIGSTEAMSILSTVRDPMTAKSKSNKNV is encoded by the coding sequence ATGAGCATCCTCAAGATCTTTGCGGTCACGGCGGACAAGGTGACGAAGTGGACGGCCGATCGCAACGTCGACAAACTCGTCGCTGCGCTCGTGGACAAGGACCCGGTGATTCGGCGCCTCGCCGCCGAGGGCATGGCGCAGATCCGTTCGCGCGAGGTGCTCGACTACTGTCGCGGCAACGCGCAGAGCATGGATCAGAATATCCGCTGGGGCATCACGCAGATCCTCGGCCTGATCGGCAGCACCGAGGCGATGAGCATCCTGTCGACGGTGCGCGATCCGATGACGGCGAAATCCAAATCCAATAAGAACGTGTGA
- a CDS encoding response regulator, producing the protein MASMLVIDDDQIIRKMMQAFFTAKGFNVTVAKDGREGIEKFKVGTYDVVVTDLMMPDVHGYQVIDFIKGSKKGKTTPVVLLTADRNEPELDQYDRSGFEDDYLAKPFDMPILEGKVKSVIREFRERGED; encoded by the coding sequence ATGGCCAGCATGCTCGTGATCGACGACGACCAGATCATCCGAAAAATGATGCAGGCGTTTTTCACCGCCAAGGGCTTCAACGTGACCGTGGCCAAGGACGGTCGCGAGGGCATCGAGAAGTTCAAGGTCGGGACGTACGACGTGGTCGTCACCGACCTGATGATGCCCGACGTGCACGGTTATCAGGTGATCGACTTCATCAAGGGCAGCAAAAAGGGCAAGACCACGCCCGTGGTGCTGCTGACCGCCGACCGCAACGAACCCGAGCTCGACCAGTACGACCGCTCGGGTTTCGAGGACGACTACCTCGCCAAGCCCTTCGACATGCCGATTCTGGAAGGCAAGGTGAAGTCGGTGATTCGCGAATTCAGGGAACGCGGCGAAGACTGA
- a CDS encoding FHA domain-containing protein — protein MARLVGKSGDHKGQIFELPAELQTIGRGKSCDIQLRDTSVSRTHASIRRAGERFILKDEGSSYGTYIDGNPIIESDLRSGQEVKIGQTVFEFLDGGGADGRVPLPESPDSSLEYTVMHAIGDAEADDERDATGPARIKQRLAIALEVSGLLNSALDLGDLFGRLLDKTISVLGARSAMILLKNEKTGALDVAASRGTSTGPESTYSRTIVDRVVASGESLLVSDARSGAEMEISDSIYRLGIRSAMCVPLCHESGIVGALNVEAPGTGVFSANDLRMLMILGNIAGTAIVNSRLREEKLRSERLAAIGQSMAGLAHDIKNILSGIKAGAYLVDDAISRSDVTTMAAGWDLVKVSQDRIHQLMLNMLDYSKDREPKYETVNLEDLMSEVRNLVVLRGVDYGVGVKVEVHPQAREVEAEGVSIHRCLLNLAGNAVDAMEDRQDGKILLRTRPDAHDARRLYIDVIDNGPGIPAEILPTLFQAFTSTKGAKGTGLGLAVSHKIAREHRGDITVKSSPGQGTMFTIALPRKRPVGPAATS, from the coding sequence ATGGCGCGTCTGGTCGGAAAATCCGGCGATCACAAGGGCCAGATCTTCGAGTTGCCCGCCGAACTCCAAACGATCGGCCGCGGCAAGTCCTGCGACATCCAGCTTCGTGATACGAGCGTCTCCCGCACGCACGCTTCGATCCGGCGGGCGGGCGAGCGATTCATCCTGAAGGACGAGGGATCGTCCTACGGCACCTACATCGACGGAAACCCGATCATCGAGTCCGACCTGCGTTCCGGTCAGGAGGTCAAAATCGGGCAGACCGTCTTCGAGTTTCTCGATGGCGGCGGAGCCGACGGGCGCGTGCCGCTGCCCGAATCGCCCGACTCCAGCCTCGAATACACGGTCATGCACGCGATCGGCGATGCGGAGGCGGACGACGAACGCGACGCGACAGGGCCCGCGCGCATCAAACAGCGCCTCGCCATCGCCCTCGAAGTCTCGGGCCTGCTCAATTCCGCGCTCGATCTCGGAGATCTCTTCGGGCGGCTGCTCGACAAGACGATCTCCGTCCTGGGCGCACGCAGTGCCATGATTCTGCTGAAAAACGAAAAAACCGGCGCGCTCGATGTCGCGGCGTCGCGGGGGACATCCACGGGCCCGGAATCCACCTACTCGAGAACGATTGTCGATCGCGTCGTCGCGAGCGGGGAGTCGCTGCTTGTCAGCGATGCGCGTTCCGGCGCGGAGATGGAGATCTCCGACAGCATCTACCGGCTCGGAATCCGATCGGCGATGTGCGTGCCGCTGTGTCACGAGTCCGGGATCGTCGGGGCTCTGAACGTCGAAGCGCCGGGCACCGGCGTTTTCTCGGCAAATGACCTTCGCATGCTCATGATCCTGGGCAACATCGCCGGCACGGCGATCGTCAATTCGCGGCTGCGCGAGGAGAAACTGCGTTCGGAACGCCTCGCGGCGATCGGTCAGTCGATGGCGGGCCTCGCGCACGACATTAAAAACATCCTCTCGGGCATCAAGGCCGGCGCGTATCTGGTGGACGACGCGATTTCGCGCTCCGACGTGACGACGATGGCGGCCGGCTGGGATCTCGTGAAGGTGAGCCAGGACCGTATCCATCAGCTCATGCTCAACATGCTCGACTACAGCAAGGACCGTGAACCGAAGTACGAGACGGTGAACCTCGAGGACCTGATGTCCGAGGTCCGGAATCTCGTGGTGTTGCGCGGCGTGGACTACGGCGTGGGCGTCAAGGTCGAGGTGCATCCCCAAGCGCGCGAGGTCGAGGCCGAGGGCGTGAGCATCCACCGGTGCCTGCTCAATCTCGCGGGCAACGCGGTGGACGCGATGGAAGACCGGCAGGATGGAAAGATCCTGCTGCGCACGCGGCCGGACGCGCACGACGCCCGGCGCCTATACATCGACGTGATCGACAACGGCCCGGGCATTCCGGCCGAGATCCTGCCGACGCTCTTTCAGGCGTTCACGAGCACCAAGGGCGCGAAGGGCACGGGGCTCGGCCTCGCGGTTTCGCACAAGATTGCGCGCGAGCATCGGGGCGACATCACAGTGAAGAGCTCGCCGGGCCAAGGGACGATGTTCACGATCGCGCTGCCGAGAAAGCGGCCGGTCGGACCGGCGGCGACGTCGTAG
- a CDS encoding SUMF1/EgtB/PvdO family nonheme iron enzyme — translation MSVLNFDNRYRIVQELGRGGMGVVYKAEYTVLGLFVAIKRLLMRGRASLVERFMAEARSAAQLRHPHVVTIYDFNKDAEGLYIVSEFIDGTDLHKLLRAKGALPPAVACELLLPVLDAMRTAHDMKIIHRDIKPANILIELVPNSKEPRKPKLVPKVADFGLARLETDKELELTGMVMGTQNYASPEQFRDSKHVDHRTDIYSLGAMFFEMLTNQKPQYLREPNIPPAFRKIILKATETDVAKRYQNLMEMIRDVQSVMEIAKRRTAEPAPPPPPRGQQPPEEPMPSDVAALSNMILIASGSFPFGPESVPVDLPACYVDRYPVTNAQFARFKPSHHFAAEEGEHPATRMSYVEAAAYAQSQGKRLPTEEEWEKAAAGPQGLTFPWGRQFELGRCNTVEAGFGGTTPVHAFPEGRSVYGVMDMSGNVWEWTSTWLDERKNARVLKGGAFNGEAKFATCQARFAYPERGLTPHFGFRCVKPAR, via the coding sequence TTGAGCGTTCTGAACTTCGACAATCGTTATCGAATTGTGCAGGAACTCGGCCGCGGCGGGATGGGCGTCGTCTACAAGGCCGAGTACACGGTGCTGGGGCTATTCGTGGCGATCAAGCGGCTGCTCATGCGCGGGCGCGCGTCGCTGGTCGAGCGGTTCATGGCCGAGGCGCGCTCGGCGGCCCAGCTTCGCCATCCCCACGTCGTCACCATCTACGATTTCAACAAGGACGCGGAAGGGCTCTACATCGTCTCGGAGTTCATCGACGGGACCGATCTGCACAAGCTGCTGCGCGCCAAGGGCGCGCTGCCGCCCGCGGTCGCGTGCGAGCTGCTGCTGCCCGTGCTCGACGCCATGCGCACCGCGCACGACATGAAAATCATCCATCGGGACATCAAGCCGGCCAACATCCTGATCGAGTTGGTGCCCAACTCCAAGGAACCGCGCAAGCCGAAACTGGTGCCCAAGGTGGCCGACTTCGGCCTCGCACGGCTGGAGACCGACAAGGAGCTCGAGCTGACCGGCATGGTCATGGGCACGCAGAACTACGCATCGCCCGAGCAGTTCCGCGACTCGAAACACGTCGATCACCGCACCGACATCTATTCGCTCGGCGCGATGTTTTTCGAGATGCTGACGAATCAGAAGCCGCAGTACCTGCGCGAGCCGAACATTCCACCCGCGTTTCGCAAGATCATCCTGAAAGCGACCGAGACCGACGTGGCGAAGCGGTACCAGAACCTGATGGAGATGATCCGCGACGTTCAGTCGGTCATGGAGATCGCGAAGCGCCGCACGGCCGAACCCGCGCCGCCACCGCCGCCGCGTGGCCAGCAGCCGCCCGAGGAACCGATGCCTTCGGACGTCGCCGCGCTCTCCAACATGATCCTGATCGCATCGGGATCCTTTCCCTTCGGTCCCGAGAGCGTCCCCGTCGATCTGCCTGCGTGCTACGTCGATCGCTATCCGGTGACCAACGCGCAGTTCGCCCGTTTCAAGCCGTCCCACCATTTCGCCGCCGAGGAAGGCGAGCACCCCGCGACACGCATGTCGTATGTCGAGGCAGCGGCGTATGCCCAGTCTCAGGGCAAGCGCCTACCGACCGAGGAGGAGTGGGAGAAAGCGGCCGCCGGTCCGCAGGGACTCACGTTCCCCTGGGGGCGGCAGTTCGAGCTCGGTCGCTGCAACACCGTCGAGGCGGGCTTCGGCGGAACGACACCGGTGCACGCGTTCCCTGAAGGTCGCAGCGTTTACGGCGTGATGGACATGTCGGGCAATGTTTGGGAGTGGACCTCCACCTGGCTCGACGAACGGAAAAACGCGCGCGTGCTCAAGGGTGGTGCGTTCAACGGCGAGGCGAAATTCGCGACGTGCCAGGCGCGCTTCGCGTACCCCGAACGCGGACTGACGCCGCATTTTGGATTCCGCTGCGTCAAGCCCGCGCGCTGA